In a genomic window of Rubrobacter calidifluminis:
- a CDS encoding lysylphosphatidylglycerol synthase transmembrane domain-containing protein, whose amino-acid sequence MASLNDTAEEEHLRSLLRNILYLVSVGLALHLLLPQLPGITRSVRLVLHADTPAMVAAFLSEILRNVCYSELLGRSVGTAAGIGASPGSRRQSGIGFWYMLRLTLSGLGASKVLPGGGAAAATVTYGGLRKKNVPPRRAGLALAAATALSYATLGVLFAASAAYMLAHGEHGAASLGTAFAGLFVAAVLLCGGYAAYRNPGVSEKALARAIELSRRIPGLGGGREPARLRAARIVDRTREELRAMFRQVGEDPAEAWRLVALACGYWAFDALCLILMFRAFEVRAGTVGLLVSYGLATTAASLPITPGGIGVFETLMLGTLALLGTGSEAVVPVLGYRILNFWLPIPLAAVLYPTLNLGQRKSRRRRHRA is encoded by the coding sequence GTGGCGTCCCTGAATGACACGGCCGAGGAGGAACATCTGCGCTCGCTGTTGCGCAACATACTCTACCTGGTCTCGGTAGGCCTCGCGCTGCACCTGCTCCTGCCCCAGCTCCCGGGCATCACGCGCTCGGTGCGGCTCGTGCTCCACGCCGACACGCCGGCGATGGTTGCGGCCTTCCTCTCGGAGATACTGAGGAACGTCTGCTACTCGGAGCTCCTCGGGCGCTCGGTTGGAACCGCGGCCGGCATCGGGGCCTCGCCAGGGTCCAGGAGGCAGTCCGGGATAGGTTTCTGGTACATGCTGCGCCTCACGCTCTCCGGGCTCGGGGCGTCCAAGGTGCTGCCGGGCGGGGGGGCCGCCGCCGCGACCGTCACCTACGGCGGGTTGAGGAAGAAGAACGTACCCCCGCGCCGGGCCGGGCTCGCGCTCGCCGCTGCGACCGCACTCTCGTATGCCACCCTGGGAGTGCTCTTCGCGGCGAGCGCCGCCTACATGCTCGCCCACGGGGAACATGGGGCGGCGAGCCTCGGCACCGCTTTCGCAGGGCTCTTCGTGGCGGCGGTGCTGCTCTGCGGCGGATACGCGGCGTACAGAAACCCCGGGGTCTCGGAGAAGGCGTTGGCGCGGGCCATAGAGCTCTCGCGCAGGATACCCGGCCTCGGTGGTGGTCGGGAGCCGGCGAGGCTCAGGGCCGCCCGCATCGTCGATCGTACGAGGGAAGAGCTCCGGGCGATGTTCCGGCAGGTCGGCGAGGATCCGGCCGAGGCGTGGCGGCTGGTGGCGCTGGCCTGCGGATACTGGGCCTTCGACGCACTCTGCCTGATCCTGATGTTCCGCGCTTTCGAGGTTCGGGCGGGGACGGTCGGGCTGCTTGTTTCCTACGGCCTGGCCACCACCGCTGCCTCGCTCCCGATAACACCCGGCGGCATCGGGGTCTTCGAGACGCTCATGCTCGGAACACTCGCGTTGCTCGGCACGGGATCTGAGGCCGTCGTCCCGGTGCTGGGATACCGGATCCTGAACTTCTGGCTCCCGATACCGCTCGCCGCGGTGCTCTATCCCACGCTGAACCTGGGGCAGAGGAAATCCCGCAGGCGACGGCACCGTGCTTGA
- a CDS encoding ArsB/NhaD family transporter: MSGLFAGLIFVVTLALILTRPHGIGEVWWAAAGGVAVLVFGLVSLQQLEDILETTQDALIFLIGLMAVSAVAERAGFFEWVATRAAQAGGGSALRLYVFVFMAGTLVTAFLSLDSTAIVLTPVVYVMVSRLRLPPLPFMFACTYTANTASLFLPVSNLTNLLFYNALGLGFLRFSLVMLLPALLAVVANAAVFFWLFRREIRGSYGAKPGLFIPREPAFFRLAAAGVAVLLAGFFVASALGVPIGVVSLCGGVLLVATARWRGWVGLREVAGSVSWGLVVLVVGLFVVVRAVENAGLSEVVRAAYTAAGSWGGPAGILVVAAGTALGANLVNNVPMAVVSLGVLPEVHHPALAYASLLGTNIGPNLTVVGSLATLIWLSIVRGRGMEITSREYLRVGMVATPVILAAASLGLWISLGIFGP; the protein is encoded by the coding sequence GTGAGCGGGCTCTTCGCCGGATTGATCTTCGTAGTGACGCTCGCCCTGATCCTCACCCGCCCCCACGGCATCGGCGAGGTTTGGTGGGCTGCCGCGGGAGGGGTGGCCGTGCTTGTCTTCGGGCTGGTCTCTCTGCAACAGCTCGAGGACATCCTCGAGACGACCCAGGATGCACTGATCTTCCTGATCGGGCTGATGGCGGTGAGTGCGGTGGCCGAGCGGGCGGGGTTCTTCGAGTGGGTCGCCACCCGGGCCGCCCAGGCAGGGGGTGGGAGCGCGCTCAGGCTCTACGTATTCGTCTTCATGGCTGGCACCCTCGTCACGGCCTTCCTCTCGCTGGACTCGACGGCGATCGTTCTGACCCCCGTCGTCTATGTGATGGTTTCCCGGCTGCGGCTCCCTCCGCTGCCCTTCATGTTCGCCTGCACCTACACCGCGAACACCGCCTCGCTGTTCCTGCCGGTCTCGAACCTGACCAACCTGCTCTTCTACAACGCGCTCGGCCTGGGGTTTTTGCGCTTCTCCCTGGTGATGTTGCTGCCGGCTCTGCTTGCGGTGGTGGCGAACGCGGCGGTGTTCTTCTGGCTCTTCCGGCGGGAGATCAGGGGTTCTTACGGTGCGAAACCGGGCCTGTTCATTCCGCGGGAACCGGCGTTTTTCCGGCTCGCCGCGGCGGGTGTCGCGGTTCTGCTCGCCGGTTTTTTCGTGGCCTCCGCCCTCGGGGTCCCGATCGGGGTGGTCTCGCTGTGCGGTGGGGTGCTGCTGGTGGCCACGGCCCGCTGGCGCGGGTGGGTGGGGCTGCGCGAGGTCGCTGGCTCTGTGTCCTGGGGGCTCGTCGTGCTCGTGGTCGGCCTTTTCGTGGTGGTGCGGGCGGTCGAGAACGCGGGACTTTCTGAGGTGGTGCGGGCCGCCTACACCGCGGCGGGTTCCTGGGGTGGCCCGGCCGGCATCCTCGTCGTCGCCGCCGGGACGGCACTTGGGGCCAACCTGGTCAACAACGTGCCCATGGCGGTGGTCTCGCTCGGGGTGCTCCCGGAGGTCCACCACCCTGCTCTGGCCTACGCCTCGCTGCTCGGGACCAACATCGGCCCCAACCTCACGGTCGTCGGGTCGCTGGCGACCCTGATCTGGTTGTCCATCGTCCGCGGGCGCGGGATGGAGATAACCTCCCGCGAGTATCTCAGGGTGGGGATGGTTGCCACCCCGGTGATCCTGGCGGCCGCATCGCTCGGGCTCTGGATCTCGCTCGGAATCTTCGGTCCTTAG
- a CDS encoding magnesium transporter CorA family protein has translation MPGRPVKRAGRGHLGVWDPTGGEARRGSGLPVEAGEEEISILARAGGRVWEVEAEGLAGTLREAEMVWIDLLRPHDRSRAILEEVLELAPLTVEDCLSPLRMPKVDFFGGGAFVAGFAARLEGDGPVRLSAVEVDLVFGESWLVTVRDGPLEEVRARIGQRLASPAGTGTPGAELAYRALDALVDGHLPALVRVAAAAEELESSLDPTRERASLGALEALISMKRDLQAFRRLAVAQQEVIRRLGRSFREQREYLSDVSDNQREAVDMADATRDYVDGAIEAYRMRRDERSELGIRRLTVLAALLGPLSVLAGWYGVNFKHLPGQDNPAGFWVFIAVQLVFVLVSALYLRRRGLL, from the coding sequence ATGCCGGGGAGGCCGGTAAAGAGGGCAGGACGTGGGCACCTGGGGGTCTGGGACCCGACGGGCGGTGAGGCGCGGCGTGGGAGCGGCCTCCCCGTCGAGGCCGGGGAGGAGGAGATCTCCATCCTTGCGCGGGCCGGGGGGCGGGTGTGGGAGGTGGAGGCGGAGGGCCTCGCCGGGACACTCCGCGAGGCGGAGATGGTCTGGATCGACCTGCTCCGGCCCCACGACCGCTCGAGGGCGATCCTGGAAGAGGTGCTCGAGCTCGCTCCGCTCACCGTCGAAGACTGCCTCTCCCCGCTGCGCATGCCCAAGGTCGACTTTTTCGGTGGCGGGGCCTTCGTTGCAGGCTTCGCTGCCCGCCTGGAGGGGGATGGGCCGGTCCGGTTGAGCGCCGTAGAGGTCGACCTGGTCTTCGGCGAGAGCTGGCTGGTCACCGTGCGCGACGGGCCCCTCGAGGAGGTACGCGCACGGATCGGGCAGAGGCTGGCGTCGCCCGCCGGTACCGGAACCCCGGGCGCCGAGCTGGCCTACCGTGCTCTGGACGCGCTCGTGGACGGTCACCTGCCGGCGCTCGTGCGGGTCGCGGCTGCCGCAGAGGAGCTCGAGTCCAGCCTGGACCCCACGCGCGAGCGCGCCTCGCTCGGGGCACTGGAGGCTCTGATCTCGATGAAGCGCGACCTGCAGGCGTTCCGGCGGCTCGCGGTGGCCCAGCAGGAGGTGATCCGACGCCTCGGGCGGAGCTTCCGGGAGCAGCGCGAGTACCTCTCTGACGTCTCGGACAACCAGCGCGAGGCGGTGGACATGGCCGATGCAACCCGCGACTACGTGGACGGGGCGATAGAGGCCTACAGGATGCGCCGCGACGAGCGCAGCGAGCTCGGCATCCGGCGCCTCACCGTGCTCGCCGCCCTGCTCGGCCCGCTGAGCGTCCTCGCCGGATGGTACGGGGTGAATTTCAAGCACCTTCCCGGCCAGGACAACCCCGCCGGCTTCTGGGTCTTCATCGCCGTGCAGCTCGTCTTCGTCCTGGTCTCCGCCCTCTACCTGCGCCGCCGGGGGCTGCTCTAG
- the plsY gene encoding glycerol-3-phosphate 1-O-acyltransferase PlsY has translation MLLILFGYLLGSIPTGLLVGLARGVDVRKVGSGNIGTANVLRSAGRFAAFLTLLGDMFKGLVPVVVARGLSDSEWVWALTALAAIVGHCWPVFLRFRGGKGVATGAGSGLALVPPVGLGVFVLWWIIAFAFRYTSLAAIVVSVAAPVGYLITGQPLPYLVYAFVGAAVVLWRHRENARALLEGRERRFGQRRRGG, from the coding sequence GTGTTGCTCATCCTGTTCGGGTACCTGCTCGGTTCGATCCCGACTGGCCTTCTGGTCGGGCTGGCCCGCGGCGTCGACGTACGCAAGGTGGGAAGCGGCAACATCGGTACCGCGAACGTCCTCAGGAGCGCCGGCAGGTTCGCCGCCTTCCTGACCCTGCTGGGCGACATGTTCAAGGGACTCGTCCCGGTCGTCGTGGCGCGCGGTCTGAGCGATTCGGAGTGGGTCTGGGCGCTCACCGCCCTCGCCGCCATCGTCGGACACTGCTGGCCGGTCTTCCTCCGCTTCCGCGGAGGAAAGGGGGTCGCGACCGGGGCCGGGAGCGGCCTCGCGCTCGTTCCTCCGGTTGGCCTGGGGGTCTTCGTGCTGTGGTGGATCATCGCGTTCGCCTTCCGCTACACCTCGCTCGCCGCGATCGTCGTCTCGGTGGCGGCGCCGGTGGGGTACCTGATCACGGGTCAGCCCCTGCCGTACCTGGTCTACGCGTTCGTCGGGGCGGCGGTGGTGCTCTGGCGGCACCGGGAGAACGCACGGGCCCTGCTGGAGGGGCGCGAGCGGAGGTTCGGCCAGAGGAGGAGAGGTGGATAG